In one Tripterygium wilfordii isolate XIE 37 chromosome 22, ASM1340144v1, whole genome shotgun sequence genomic region, the following are encoded:
- the LOC119991379 gene encoding ribonuclease S-2-like → MARRLSIGKTIICLLAIIVISLVLDTKARMHRRYQFFKIAVKWPTSYCNTGHFSCQGPIVVNFTIHGLFPMYFPNTIVPPYDEDSGCTDITPMNEDDIDLDYLRSILDEMNMYWLDVVYDNWVRMNLALWRRQFWRHGKCFDYPDHPLYHFNIALDFIRRVNLLQILDDVLSSTIKCDGLGRNKAVRARARITPRNREGYLASYIAGNISRAGRKRVQIRCNEDAHKVLQLFEVVICFEPNGVAIPCAHGYIDCTENDMINFPLP, encoded by the exons ATGGCAAGAAGATTGTCAATTGGTAAGACCATTATTTGCCTTCTTGCAATCATTGTCATATCACTAGTGCTTGATACAAAAGCACGAATGCACAGACGATATCAGTTCTTCAAGATCGCTGTCAAATGGCCAACATCATATTGTAATACTGGCCATTTTTCTTGTCAAGGACCAATTGTAGTAAATTTCACAATCCATGGTCTCTTTCCAATGTATTTTCCTAATACTATTGTTCCTCCCTATGATGAAGATAGTGGATGCACTGATATCACACCCATGAATGAAGATGATATTGAT CTCGATTACCTACGATCGATACTAGATGAAATGAATATGTATTGGCTGGATGTTGTGTACGACAATTGGGTGAGAATGAATCTAGCACTTTGGCGAAGACAATTTTGGAGACACGGCAAGTGTTTTGACTATCCTGATCATCCTTTATACCATTTCAACATTGCCTTAGATTTTATAAGGAGGGTCAATCTTCTTCAGATACTCGACGATG TCCTatcaagtaccattaagtgtGATGGTCTAGGGAGGAACAAAGCCGTGAGGGCTCGAG CAAGAATTACTCCTCGCAATAGAGAAGGATATCTTGCATCCTACATCGCTGGTAATATTAGCAGGGCTGGGAGAAAGAGAGTTCAAATTCGCTGTAACGAGGACGCACATAAAGTCTTGCAACTCTTTGAGGTCGTAATATGCTTCGAGCCGAATGGTGTTGCTATACCTTGCGCACATGGTTACATTGACTGCACCGAGAATGATATGATAAACTTCCCTCTTCCTTAA
- the LOC119991828 gene encoding zinc finger protein 5-like, whose product MNKDVDYSSTVVDQKRLKLFGFELNYPTNNPSEGDHESVNSSTSISPSPTREYNNNNSNKKASKDDVVAVVDDKKFECQYCFKEFANSQALGGHQNAHKKERMKKKRLELQARKASINYNYLQPSNNNNIIINQGFGYHGSGTTPWYYDPSCYNSANSSDLLTFHEDQSPQISFNQFDHDFRVNGSKRRAQRREAGMLTLMRADERLEDQKIIRRPVIVKAASSKQSCKYLDLQLGLSLESKFS is encoded by the coding sequence ATGAACAAAGATGTCGATTACTCGAGTACtgttgttgatcaaaagagGCTGAAACTATTTGGGTTTGAGCTCAATTACCCAACTAATAACCCTAGTGAAGGAGATCATGAAAGTGTGAATTCATCAACAAGTATTTCTCCTTCCCCTACAAGAgaatacaacaacaacaacagcaacaagaAGGCTTCCAAGGACGACGTCGTAGCGGTTGTCGACGACAAGAAGTTCGAGTGCCAGTATTGTTTCAAGGAGTTTGCAAACTCACAAGCATTAGGGGGTCACCAGAATGCACACAAGAAGgaaagaatgaagaagaagaggttgGAGCTTCAAGCAAGGAAGGCTAGCATCAACTATAATTATCTTCAGCcttctaataataataatattattattaatcaaGGGTTTGGATACCATGGATCCGGTACTACTCCATGGTACTATGATCCCTCTTGTTATAATAGTGCTAATTCATCTGATCTGCTTACATTCCATGAGGATCAGTCTCCTCAGATTAGTTTCAACCAGTTTGACCATGATTTTCGTGTCAATGGGTCAAAACGACGCGCACAGAGGCGAGAAGCGGGCATGCTTACGCTAATGAGGGCTGATGAGAGATTGGAGGATCAGAAGATAATCAGACGGCCTGTGATTGTGAAGGCTGCTTCATCAAAGCAATCTTGTAAATATTTGGATCTTCAATTAGGTCTTAGCTTGGAGTCAAAGTTTAGTTAG